The Psychrobacter raelei genome contains the following window.
TTCTATTAATGATTGAGTAATGATTGAGCGTCAAGTCTTGGGCCGCCATTAATTTAAACAATGGGTAACACTGACAGGTGTTATCCATTTTGTTTTTTGTCTATAGTGGTAAACTATGGCGTAATATCGAAAAAACCTATTGACTCTAAGTTTTAGTGAGAATAATCATGCGAATACGTAAGCTGTTTAAATTTGAAAACGCCCATATTGTGCGTAACTGCAGCTCGGATAGATGCAAGCGCTCTATTCATGGACACAGCTATCAAATTGAGCTGATTTTGCAAGCAGACAGACTAGATAATGGTCAAATGGTATATGACTTTGGCCTTTTAAAATCCTCTATCAAAGACATTATTGATAGCTTTGATCATGCCATTTGTTTTTGGAACAAAGATGATCCTGAATACATTGCAATGTGTAAAAAATTCAGCGCCCGCTGGATCAGCTTGCCGGTATCACCTTCAGCGGAGCAGTTTTCTCGGGTCATTTTCTTTTGGGCCCAAAGTATTTTAGAGCAGACTAAAATGGCCAATGGCGAGGCAGATGTCAGCGTGTATTCGGTGATTGCTCATGAGACGGCAACTGGCTACGCTCAGTGCTTTGCTGAAGATGTGAGCAACGAGCACATGGGTAAATTGGCGCTAGAGGATTTTGAATTTAGCGATCAAATCAAGCAAGAGTGGAGTGATCCGGCGATGTATGACAAGCTAAAAGCAGGTGAAGCTTTTATAAATCCTGAAGTGGCACTGCAAGTAAAATAATAATCAGCAGCTGATAACCAGTCATCAACCTATGGGCTACAAAGAGAATAAAAGGAGTGCCAATGACGCGCCGCAATGTACAGCTTACGCTAACCTCTGAGAGCGATACTCAGGCCTTGGCCAAACAGTTGGCCAAAGCCCACATCAAAGGTAGTGTCTGGCTATCAGGAGATCTGGGTGCCGGAAAGACCACTTTAACCCGCTACTGGCTGCGTGCCCTAGGCCATGAGGGCGCGGTAAAAAGCCCGACCTATACTTTGGTTGAGCCTTATGAGCTAAAAAATAGCACGAATGTGGCGGTTGATCGGGTATATCATGCCGACTTGTATCGTCTACAAGACCCAGAAGAGCTGTCATTTATAGGCTTTGAAGAGTATTTGGAGGATGAGCGGGCGTTGGTAATTATCGAATGGGCCAGCCGTGCTGAGGCGTATTTGCCGCCGCCGGTAATGACAGTCATCCTTACTGTGGTCAGTGATGAGCAAGGCACACGCCGAGAGGTGATCGTGGACTTTGATGATGCTATTGATTTTGTTGCCCCAGATTAATGACTTGATCTTTTGCAGTGATTTGGATGCTCATATCCTTAATTATTTGCCCTAATTTATTGGTCCTCATTTATTTATCGTCCAGCTTTGAGCTTTATACATGATGTTTCGCCGTAACCCGCTCGATGGCTTAGCCGACACTGGCCTACAGGTCAGCACTCAGGCTCAGCATAGCAATCGCATAAAAAAACTGCCGCCTTTATTGGTCAATCAGCTGGCAGCAGGCGAGGTGGTGACTCGGCCTGCCTCAGTGGTCAAAGAGCTGATTGAAAATGCGCTCGATGCTGGCGCGCGCCAAATTGATGTGCGCATTACTCAAGGCGGTATGGGCATTATTGAGGTGGCCGATGATGGCTGCGGCATTCATCCTGAGGATATGGTAATGGCGGTGACGCGCTTTGCCACCAGTAAAATCGCTGATGTGGCGCATTTGCAAGGCATAGCCACTTTGGGGTTTCGTGGTGAAGCACTGGCCGCTACAGCCGCTGTGTCCCGACTGAGCTTAACCAGCTGCTGTGATGACAGCGGTATTGGCCGACAGCTTAATGTGGCCGGTATTTTAGAGGACACGCCGCAATTGGTGCCGGTAGTTCATCGCCGTGGCACCACAGTAAGCGTAAAGGACTTGTATTTTAATGTGCCGGCAAGACGTGGCAATCTAAAGGCCATCTCGACTGAGTTTATGCACATCGAGACGGTGGTCAAACAGTTGGCATTGGTAGCAAGTGATGTCAGCTTTAGCCTTTGGCATAATGACAAACGTCGTTTTAATTTTGCCGCCATCCATGCTGAGCCGTCATCGCCGTTAACCGTATCTTCGTCTAACCTTGCCTCAGAAGCCTTATCTACCCAAGTGATGCAAGCCTTGCTGACACGATTAAAATCGGTGCTACCCCCAAGTCATGAGCAAGCAAGTTTATTACATGACAACAACTTGCAGGTGTTATCCTTAGATTTAGAGGCGCTGCGTGTGCAATATGAGGGTATGCGCGGCATCAACAGCAGCCAAGAGCCACTAGGCATTGAAGGGCTGATAATTCCAAGTACAAAGGCACTGGCCAATCATCCTTATAAGCTGATTTATATCAATGGTCGCTTGGTCAAAGACAAGCGTATTGCCCAGAGCCTACGTGAGAGCATTAATGGCTTTGATCACATTGCCAGCCTAGGCTACGTGCTGTTTTTTAATCTGCCCAAGGCGTGGCTAAATCTTAATGTGCATCCCTCGAAGCTGTGCATAAAAATCCAAAATCTTGCCAATGTCATGGCGCACTTTGAGGTGGGCGTGCGTGAGGCCTTGCAGCGTTGGCAGAAGCGTCAGCCGATAATACAGCCGATAGTGCAGCCGCCGCAATACCAGATCAACGCCCAAGCATCAGTGCAAGTGGCGCAGTCCCACTCTCACCAGATATCTGTCAGCCAAGGCTCTAAGCGGATTGCACCATCTAATCACATAGACTACCCGCACAATAGCAGTGCTACAGCGTCTGAGACGACAGTACCTCAGTTAAAACAGCCGGTACAGACAAATGAGTCGATAGCCTATTATCAGACACGGGGCCACCACGGCCAGTATACGCAAATCCACCCCCATGTCGTCTCTGATTCACGCTTATCAGGTTTTGACACTGTAACAGACTTGCCTCCTGTGTCTTTGACCCAAAAAGATGGCCCAGTGCAGTGCTTATATTTGTTAAAGGACAGTCTGTTGAAGGAGAGTCTGTTGAGTGACAGTCTTTTAAGTGATCAGCAGCTGGCGTTATTACAAATACAGCACACCCTGTATGTCTTTTTAGAGACTGAGTTGATACGGTGGCTACAGGCTAGCTTCTGTACGCTGCTAGAGGGCGAATGGCAGAGACACTATAAAGACTATCAAGCCTGCGTGAGTCAAGGGCAAAAACTAGCCTGGATAAACACCCAGCTACAAAACCTAGCTAAAGCGGCTCAAAACCAATGGAAGCAGCCTTGGAGCAAGCAACTGGCCGACCAAGCGCTTGGCGAGCTGCCTTTATCGCAGCTGATTCAATTAATACTAAAAAACGACCCGTAAAATCAGTTAGGTTTATGACAGTGTCCAAGCCGTTTATAACCGCTAATCCAATCAAAAAAAACCATAACCATAAGAGTAGATACCATGGGTGATGTTGATAATTTAAGCTTGCCAACAAAGCTGCCAGACAATGCGGTGGTGTGCTTAATGGCTCCCACAGCCAGCGGTAAAACCTCGTTGGCTTATGAATTGTATGAGACCGGACGCTTTGAGATTATTTCGGTCGACTCTGCGCTTATTTATAAAGACATGAATATAGGTACCGCTAAGCCCACACAAAGTGAGCTTGAGCAATATCCGCATCATTTGGTGGATATCATCGATCCGACGCAAAGCTATAGTGTGGCAAACTTCGTCAGCGACACACAGCAGCTTATCGAGCAAATTCATCAGCGCGGCAAAATTCCGCTATTGGTTGGTGGTACCTTGATGTATTACATGGCACTGTTCAACGGCTTATCTCCAATTCCCGATACCGACCCAAACGTTCGTGCCCAAGTAGAGGCTCAGCGTCAGCAGCAAGGGATTGAAGCTTTGCATGACTATTTATCTAAGATAGATCCACCGCTGGCTGAACGCTTACCTATAGGCGATACCCAAAGAATTACCCGCGCCATCGAGGTATATCAACAAACCGGTAAACCCTTAAGCTATTGGCAGCAACTTCCCAAACAGGCCTTATCAGACAATCCTCAGCAGTACTGGCTAGGCTTAGCGGTCATGCCAGATAGAGCGTGGCTCCATGAGCGTATTGCCTCAAGGCTTGAGATGATGTGGGCAGATGGTTTTTTTGATGAGGTGGGGCAGCTGCTTACCAATTATTCGTTGGATGCGCAGATGCCATCGATGCGCTGTGTGGGCTACCGCCAAGTCATTGATTACCTGATAGCCACCGATCATCCTCTGATTAGTCGGCTGAAAATAAACGGCCAATCTGTTGATAATAAAGGGCTAGAAGTGAATGAGGCGCACAAGTCAATTGCTTGTCAAGATATGAAAAATAAGGCATTATATGCGACGCGACAGCTGGCTAAGCGCCAATATACCTGGCTTAGAAACCTGGTAGCAAGCCATCAGCCCTCTGATACGCTGCAGACAAGCGGTGCACAAACTGAGCAAAAAGTGGTGCACAGCTTCGATACCATACAAGACGCTAAGGCCTATTTATTCTCCCGTCTTTAATAAAAGCACAATAAAAAGTGTCACAAAAGATGTCAAAGGCAATGTAGCCGATGCGTAAGTAATATATCTTGAGCGTAGTTCGCTATAAAGGGTATGGACTGGATTTTGAGAGTGAAAATAGCCCGCTTAATATTGTGAACGTCAAATATAAGCCAGCCAAACGTATATAAAACCTGTGCTTCACTTTTTTTGTAAGACGAAGAGCAAAAAAAATGCTATGGTAAAGACAACTTAAGTATTGACAACTTCTTTTAGAAATACAACCAATTAATAACGAAACGTAATAGCTATTTTGGGATTACAGTATTACCCTAATTACTTATTTGTCATCCATCTATAATAAATTAAAAAATTCAGGAGACATACCTCATGTCAAAAGGACAAACGCTTCAAGATCCATTTTTAAATTCTTTGCGCAAAGATCGCATACCCGTATCTATCTTTTTGGTAAATGGTATTAAACTACAAGGTCAAATTGAATCTTTTGACCAGTATGTGGTGTTGTTAAAAAACACGGTCAGCCAAATGGTATATAAGCATGCCATATCAACAGTAGTACCTGCCCGCAATCCACGTAGCAGTGGAGCAACACCTGGCGGCTCTATTCAACAACCTGCAGGCTACCCTAGTGCAGGCGGCTTTAGTGCACCGCCAGCTGCAGGGGGATTTGATCGAGGCGCGCCTGGTTTTGAGCCGGGCGGTTTCGCCAGTAAGCGCAGCGGCTTTAATCGTGGTGGCTTTGCCGATCGCGGTTTTAATCAAGAGCGTGGCGGCTTTGCCCAAGAGCGTGGTTTTGGGGTAGAGCGTGGCTTTGAAGGCGATCGTGGTTTTGATTCTGATAGAAGCTTTGGCGCCAGTCGTCCACAGCGCGGCTTCGATGAGCGTAGCTTTGAAAAGCGCGGCTTTGCAGCGCCCAACCAGGTCGATAATGATGAAGACTTAGGTGGTGGTTTTGGCAGTGATGATTAACTGTTGATGCTGATTTCAAGAGCAATACTCAACAGCCGCCCATTTAAATCTAACGGCTTTGAGTCAACAATAAAAAAACCTGCTTTCTGGCAGGTTTTTTTATGCCTAAAATCGGATAAGGTTAGATATTATTACATTCTATTGACATCTAGAGCTGCTCGTAGCTTGGTGGAATATGCTAAACTTACCCATTATAGTAAGCTATGAAATAGACCCTGAAGCGTAAGGGTTAAAAAAGCCATATTCTAATAAAAAATTACATTCCAATAACTCATAAAGCCTGATTTTATTATGCAAACACAACTGCCACCGCCCACTTATGAACAGTATATCAAGTATGCGGTAGATGCCATCCGCACTGAGCAAGCTGCATTACAGTTACTAATTGAGCAGCTTGATGAGCGTTTTGTCGAAGCGTGCGAGCTGATTCGCAATTGCAAAGGCCGAGTGGTGGTCACTGGTATGGGCAAGTCAGGCCATATTGGCCGTAAAATTGCTGCCACCTTTGCCTCAACCGGTTCTCCCTCCTTTTTTATGCATCCTGGGGAGGCCGGCCATGGTGATTTGGGCATGTTGGTGGCAGGGGATGTGCTGCTGGCCATCTCAAACTCTGGTGAGTCTGATGAGATTAAGACCTTGTTGCCTGTGGTCAAGCAATTGGCCATTCCTTTAATCAGTATCAGCCGTGATAAGCGCGGTATGCTGCCTAAGTCTGCAGATGTGGCGCTCACTTTGGGTGCTTCTGAAGAGGCTTGTCCCTTGGGGCTGGCTCCCACTTCAAGTACCACAGCGACTTTGGCCTTAGGCGATGCTATTGCTGTGGCATTGGTACATGCGCGTCATTTTACCTCAGAGGATTTTGCGCTGTCACATCCAGCAGGTGCGCTAGGACGTAAGTTATTGATGCGAGTTAGTGACTTGATGCATCAAGCCCAAAAAGATTTGCAGCTGCCCTTGGTATCGACCGATACCACGTTACATCAGGCACTATTTGTCATGACCAATGGGCGCTTAGGCATGGCGGTGGTTATGGATGAGGCGCACAAGGTAGTGGGGATTTTCACCGATGGTGATTTGCGCCGTGCACTTGAAAAACACATTGATTTGCAAACCCCTATGTCACAAATTATGACCCCCAATCCCAAACAAATCTCAAAAGATATGCGGGCCTCAGATGCTTTAAGTTTAATGAACGAAAAAGCCATCAGCCAGCTACTGGTAGTCGACGAGCAGCAGCAGCTTGAAGGGGTGATTAGCATTCATGACTTATTACAAGCAGGCGTGAGTTAGGCGTGATCATAAGCTTGTTATCTTAAATCATAAAAGGCTGTGCGCTTTTTACAGCTGTTGAGCCACTAAATACTGTCTTATTTTTTAATACATTTCAATTCGCGACGACACATAGGGTAAGTAGATATTATGCAAGACTTAATCCAAGCTGCAGGCAAAGTAAAATTGTTGGTGCTCGATGTAGATGGCATCTTATCTAATGGCTATATTATTTATGATGGCGAAGAGATAGAGACCAAGTGTTTTAATGTGAAAGATGGCATGGGTATTAAAGCAGTAAAATGGGCCGGCGTTAAAACGGCCATTATCACAGGTCGCTCAAGTCCTATGGTCAATAAAAGGGCCAAAGAGATGGGTATTGATTATGTAATCCAAGGCCGTGATGATAAGCTTGAAGCGCTTAATCAGCTACTATTAGACTTGCCAATAAGCTTAGAACACTGTGCTTATATGGGTGATGATCTGCCAGATATTAAGGCCCTGCAGTCGGTGGGTTTCTCTGCTACAGTAGCTAATGCCCATGCTGAGGTATTAAGCCGAGTGATGATGGTCACCACGCGCGCAGGTGGAGAGGGTGCC
Protein-coding sequences here:
- the miaA gene encoding tRNA (adenosine(37)-N6)-dimethylallyltransferase MiaA; its protein translation is MGDVDNLSLPTKLPDNAVVCLMAPTASGKTSLAYELYETGRFEIISVDSALIYKDMNIGTAKPTQSELEQYPHHLVDIIDPTQSYSVANFVSDTQQLIEQIHQRGKIPLLVGGTLMYYMALFNGLSPIPDTDPNVRAQVEAQRQQQGIEALHDYLSKIDPPLAERLPIGDTQRITRAIEVYQQTGKPLSYWQQLPKQALSDNPQQYWLGLAVMPDRAWLHERIASRLEMMWADGFFDEVGQLLTNYSLDAQMPSMRCVGYRQVIDYLIATDHPLISRLKINGQSVDNKGLEVNEAHKSIACQDMKNKALYATRQLAKRQYTWLRNLVASHQPSDTLQTSGAQTEQKVVHSFDTIQDAKAYLFSRL
- the mutL gene encoding DNA mismatch repair endonuclease MutL; translated protein: MMFRRNPLDGLADTGLQVSTQAQHSNRIKKLPPLLVNQLAAGEVVTRPASVVKELIENALDAGARQIDVRITQGGMGIIEVADDGCGIHPEDMVMAVTRFATSKIADVAHLQGIATLGFRGEALAATAAVSRLSLTSCCDDSGIGRQLNVAGILEDTPQLVPVVHRRGTTVSVKDLYFNVPARRGNLKAISTEFMHIETVVKQLALVASDVSFSLWHNDKRRFNFAAIHAEPSSPLTVSSSNLASEALSTQVMQALLTRLKSVLPPSHEQASLLHDNNLQVLSLDLEALRVQYEGMRGINSSQEPLGIEGLIIPSTKALANHPYKLIYINGRLVKDKRIAQSLRESINGFDHIASLGYVLFFNLPKAWLNLNVHPSKLCIKIQNLANVMAHFEVGVREALQRWQKRQPIIQPIVQPPQYQINAQASVQVAQSHSHQISVSQGSKRIAPSNHIDYPHNSSATASETTVPQLKQPVQTNESIAYYQTRGHHGQYTQIHPHVVSDSRLSGFDTVTDLPPVSLTQKDGPVQCLYLLKDSLLKESLLSDSLLSDQQLALLQIQHTLYVFLETELIRWLQASFCTLLEGEWQRHYKDYQACVSQGQKLAWINTQLQNLAKAAQNQWKQPWSKQLADQALGELPLSQLIQLILKNDP
- the tsaE gene encoding tRNA (adenosine(37)-N6)-threonylcarbamoyltransferase complex ATPase subunit type 1 TsaE: MTRRNVQLTLTSESDTQALAKQLAKAHIKGSVWLSGDLGAGKTTLTRYWLRALGHEGAVKSPTYTLVEPYELKNSTNVAVDRVYHADLYRLQDPEELSFIGFEEYLEDERALVIIEWASRAEAYLPPPVMTVILTVVSDEQGTRREVIVDFDDAIDFVAPD
- the hfq gene encoding RNA chaperone Hfq, which produces MSKGQTLQDPFLNSLRKDRIPVSIFLVNGIKLQGQIESFDQYVVLLKNTVSQMVYKHAISTVVPARNPRSSGATPGGSIQQPAGYPSAGGFSAPPAAGGFDRGAPGFEPGGFASKRSGFNRGGFADRGFNQERGGFAQERGFGVERGFEGDRGFDSDRSFGASRPQRGFDERSFEKRGFAAPNQVDNDEDLGGGFGSDD
- a CDS encoding KpsF/GutQ family sugar-phosphate isomerase; protein product: MQTQLPPPTYEQYIKYAVDAIRTEQAALQLLIEQLDERFVEACELIRNCKGRVVVTGMGKSGHIGRKIAATFASTGSPSFFMHPGEAGHGDLGMLVAGDVLLAISNSGESDEIKTLLPVVKQLAIPLISISRDKRGMLPKSADVALTLGASEEACPLGLAPTSSTTATLALGDAIAVALVHARHFTSEDFALSHPAGALGRKLLMRVSDLMHQAQKDLQLPLVSTDTTLHQALFVMTNGRLGMAVVMDEAHKVVGIFTDGDLRRALEKHIDLQTPMSQIMTPNPKQISKDMRASDALSLMNEKAISQLLVVDEQQQLEGVISIHDLLQAGVS
- a CDS encoding 6-pyruvoyl trahydropterin synthase family protein translates to MRIRKLFKFENAHIVRNCSSDRCKRSIHGHSYQIELILQADRLDNGQMVYDFGLLKSSIKDIIDSFDHAICFWNKDDPEYIAMCKKFSARWISLPVSPSAEQFSRVIFFWAQSILEQTKMANGEADVSVYSVIAHETATGYAQCFAEDVSNEHMGKLALEDFEFSDQIKQEWSDPAMYDKLKAGEAFINPEVALQVK
- a CDS encoding KdsC family phosphatase, whose amino-acid sequence is MQDLIQAAGKVKLLVLDVDGILSNGYIIYDGEEIETKCFNVKDGMGIKAVKWAGVKTAIITGRSSPMVNKRAKEMGIDYVIQGRDDKLEALNQLLLDLPISLEHCAYMGDDLPDIKALQSVGFSATVANAHAEVLSRVMMVTTRAGGEGAVREVCDLILKGHGKYEQYISQYVLD